A single window of Rhodamnia argentea isolate NSW1041297 chromosome 5, ASM2092103v1, whole genome shotgun sequence DNA harbors:
- the LOC115740027 gene encoding protein DETOXIFICATION 12-like — protein MGDDAGKKMEEALLLKERPEERDGPHDDPEKKKKKKREGGTSWSASCCAWPRRRVFWEEVKSVGQVAGPMVAVTLSQYLLQVISVMMVGHLGELSLSSTAIAVSLASVSGFSLLLGMASALETLCGQAYGAQQYHKLGNQTYTAIFSLILVCFPISVLWIYMGKTLTFIGQDPLISLEAGKFTAWLVPALFAYATLQPLIRYFQTQSLIMPMLVSSCATLCIHVPLCWVLVFRSGLDNLGAALAISVSYWLNVVFLGVYMKYSPSCAKTRMPVSMELFLGISEFFRYAVPSAVMVCLEWWSFELLILLSGILPNPQLETSVLSVCLNTIATLYTIPYGLGAAGSTRVSNELGAGNPEAARLSVYATLFLAVTQTSIVSTILFICRRVFGYTFSNEEEVVDYVSKMAPLVCLSVILDSLQGVLSGIARGCGWQHIGAFVNLGSFYLCGIPVAVVLGFWVKLGGMGLWIGIQTGSLMQTVLLSIVTSCTDWEVQASKARERIFEGRRSEDNMLM, from the exons aTGGGAGACGATGcggggaagaagatggaggaggcCCTGCTGCTGAAGGAGAGACCAGAAGAAAGAGATGGTCCCCATGACGAtcccgagaagaagaagaagaagaagagagaaggaggcACAAGCTGGTCAGCTTCATGCTGTGCATGGCCACGGAGGAGAGTGTTTTGGGAGGAAGTGAAGAGTGTGGGCCAAGTGGCGGGCCCGATGGTGGCGGTGACGCTGTCGCAGTACTTGCTCCAGGTGATCTCCGTCATGATGGTGGGCCATCTAGGCGAGCTCTCCCTCTCCAGCACCGCCATCGCCGTCTCTCTCGCCAGCGTCTCCGGCTTCAGCCTCCTC CTGGGAATGGCCAGTGCTCTGGAGACACTATGTGGACAAGCTTATGGAGCTCAACAGTATCACAAACTAGGGAATCAGACATATACTGCAATTTTCTCCCTGATTCTGGTCTGCTTCCCTATATCTGTCCTATGGATATACATGGGAAAGACGCTCACATTCATTGGCCAGGACCCTCTGATTTCTCTTGAAGCCGGCAAGTTCACGGCTTGGCTTGTCCCTGCACTCTTTGCTTATGCTACTCTTCAGCCGCTCATCCGCTACTTCCAGACGCAAAGCCTCATCATGCCGATGCTCGTGAGTTCTTGTGCCACCCTCTGTATCCACGTGCCGCTTTGCTGGGTTCTTGTGTTCAGGTCAGGGCTGGACAACCTGGGTGCTGCACTGGCCATCAGTGTTTCCTATTGGTTGAATGTGGTTTTCTTAGGGGTGTACATGAAGTACTCTCCTTCCTGCGCGAAAACCCGTATGCCAGTTTCCATGGAGCTATTTCTAGGGATCAGCGAGTTCTTTCGCTACGCTGTGCCCTCTGCAGTGATGGTTTG TCTTGAATGGTGGTCTTTTGAGCTGCTGATCTTGCTTTCTGGGATATTGCCAAATCCGCAGCTTGAAACTTCAGTTCTGTCTGTGTG TCTAAATACCATAGCTACACTCTACACAATACCATATGGACTTGGCGCTGCAGGAAG CACAAGAGTTTCAAATGAATTAGGAGCTGGAAACCCGGAAGCTGCCCGTCTTTCTGTTTACGCCACGCTATTTCTCGCCGTTACCCAAACAAGCATCGTGAGCACGATCCTTTTCATTTGCCGGCGTGTTTTTGGCTACACGTTCAGCAATGAAGAGGAAGTTGTGGACTATGTGTCTAAGATGGCTCCTCTAGTTTGCTTGTCTGTCATCTTGGACAGCTTGCAAGGAGTGCTTTCAG GTATTGCTAGGGGATGTGGGTGGCAGCACATAGGAGCATTTGTCAATCTAGGTTCGTTTTATCTTTGCGGCATTCCAGTGGCTGTTGTTCTAGGTTTTTGGGTGAAATTAGGAGGAATGGGCCTTTGGATAGGGATTCAAACCGGTTCTCTCATGCAAACGGTTCTCCTATCAATTGTGACAAGCTGTACAGACTGGGAAGTGCAG gCAAGTAAAGCCAGGGAGAGGATATTTGAGGGAAGACGTTCAGAGGACAATATGCTGATGTGA
- the LOC115739968 gene encoding palmitoyl-acyl carrier protein thioesterase, chloroplastic-like translates to MAAFSCLISFPIWCSSGRKGNDPSKQNLSSIKIIGTSNRTWTKVDSTLRQTYGIATTFGSVASVVDNGYIDKERVRQNIPTKKQFVDSHRQGVITDGGVGYRQTVVIRSYEVGPDKTATIESILNLFQETALNHVWMSGLLSNGFGATHGMMRNNLIWVVSRMHVQVDHYPIWGEVVEIDTWVGASGKNGMSRDWLIRSQASGVTFARATSTWVMMNQQTRRLSKMPEEVRAEISPWFIEKQAIKEDNPDKIVKLDSKATYVNSDLKPKRSDLDLNRHVNNVKYVGWMLETIPDEYLEAHQLSSIILDYRRECGGSDTVQSLCEPDADGIRQSGVQHDSSQVNLINGFSLASEIFQGSGLLGSFGKTMMPLKYTHLLQINGESESEEIVRGRTTWKKKITSMPFPPS, encoded by the exons ATGGCTGCTTTCTCTTGCTTAATATCCTTTCCAATTTGGTGCTCCTCAGGCAGAAAGGGCAATGACCCGAGCAAGCAAAACTTGAGCAGCATCAAGATCATTGGCACTTCAAACAGGACATGGACCAAGGTTGACAGCACATTGAGGCAAACATATGGCATCGCCACGACGTTTGGTTCCGTTGCTTCGGTTGTGGACAATGGCTACATAGATAAAGAGAGAGTGAGGCAGAACATTCCCACAAAGAAGCAGTTCGTTGACTCACATCGCCAGGGAGTCATAACTGATGGGGGTGTCGGGTACCGGCAGACAGTCGTGATTCGGTCTTATGAAGTTGGTCCTGACAAGACCGCCACCATTGAGAGCATCCTAAACCTCTTCCAG GAAACGGCATTAAATCACGTGTGGATGTCGGGTCTTTTGAGCAATGGATTCGGGGCAACGCATGGAATGATGAGGAACAATCTGATATGGGTTGTGTCAAGAATGCATGTTCAAGTTGATCACTACCCCATTTG GGGCGAAGTGGTTGAAATTGACACATGGGTTGGAGCATCAGGGAAGAACGGCATGAGCCGAGACTGGCTGATCCGCAGCCAAGCTTCAGGAGTGACTTTTGCTCGGGCAACCAG CACTTGGGTGATGATGAATCAGCAAACAAGGCGACTCTCAAAAATGCCGGAGGAGGTGAGGGCTGAGATCTCGCCATGGTTTATAGAGAAGCAAGCAATCAAAGAGGACAATCCAGACAAAATAGTCAAGCTGGACAGTAAAGCTACATATGTGAACTCTGATTTGAAA CCGAAGAGAAGTGACTTGGACCTGAACCGCCATGTGAACAATGTTAAATATGTGGGATGGATGCTTGAG ACAATCCCGGATGAGTACTTGGAAGCTCACCAGCTTTCTAGTATAATACTCGACTATCGAAGAGAGTGTGGGGGTTCAGACACAGTTCAGTCGCTTTGCGAACCCGATGCTGACGGAATTCGCCAGAGCGGTGTTCAGCACGATAGTAGTCAGGTTAACCTGATCAATGGATTTTCCCTGGCATCTGAAATCTTCCAGGGAAGTGGACTCCTGGGATCGTTCGGCAAGACGATGATGCCTTTGAAGTACACACACCTCCTCCAGATCAATGGCGAGTCTGAAAGCGAGGAGATCGTTAGAGGAAGGACCACGTGGAAGAAAAAGATTACTTCCATGCCGTTTCCACCTAGTTAA
- the LOC115740028 gene encoding 54S ribosomal protein L51, mitochondrial → MALRGVWQLQKLIVSYCDWGGSSRGIRAFMESHLPAFKEVNPQLEVATELIRGQHPHLKGFYKNKNQRVICVKNMSPEDILLHATRLRNALGRKVVKLKTRHVTKHPSVQGTWTTALKF, encoded by the exons ATGGCTTTGAGAGGCGTCTGGCAGCTTCAAAAGCTGATTGTAAGCTATTGCGACTGGGGAGGGAGTAGCAGGGGCATCAG GGCATTTATGGAGTCTCATCTGCCAGCATTTAAGGAGGTTAACCCTCAGTTAGAAGTTGCTACTGAACTCATTCGTGGCCAGCATCCACATCTGAAGGGCTTTTATA AGAACAAGAACCAGAGGGTGATCTGCGTGAAGAATATGAGCCCTGAGGACATCCTCCTACATGCAACCAGGCTGAGGAATGCACTAGGAAGAAAAGTTGTGAAGCTGAAGACAAGACATGTAACAAAGCACCCCAGCGTGCAGGGTACCTGGACAACTGCTCTCAAGTTTTGA